A genomic region of Pseudorca crassidens isolate mPseCra1 chromosome 10, mPseCra1.hap1, whole genome shotgun sequence contains the following coding sequences:
- the LOC137232163 gene encoding uncharacterized protein yields the protein MGKPLSRPDCLRQNPPCVGKGEEEEDLNIEDCYVPQRSIYDTVRLNEQIDSGSKGSLSSRHFTDRTLPYSHRTLDVSSLCSNGALASSSAFELRGRETHKLDEKMIFDALKLNSDIIRSTGLPKAKSHAEKKEHRRSWRMFVPANFMDYANKSESSFVEPPDLSDAVTKAGKCRGGSNSLTSEEDDSGLCSPPAEREEKQGILPGDPSRIRSLSSAEDIHIAEQYRPFFSVNSISEQKIPLLSCRSAHLDDNFKTILHDVSPPEETKRVNGQREIRGENCCLQNDVKESTLKADPFILPREGENKCISNPREEGKTYGPGELQSTARSREFMGGSPEDLPLPHTDLGGNDVDGGSASLVENLTLLTQYDLEESNVASQEDMEAPLSAQEMEAIPMQCSPKFRAVRKKATARKTRARAGTLDPVCNGFHSVQVINGDGKFCDAQGLW from the coding sequence TCGAGGACTGTTACGTCCCGCAGCGCTCCATCTACGACACGGTTAGGCTGAATGAGCAGATCGACTCTGGTTCCAAGGGAAGCCTGTCTTCCAGGCATTTCACAGATAGGACTTTACCCTACAGTCACAGAACACTGGATGTCAGTTCTTTATGCTCCAATGGTGCCCTTGCTTCTTCCAGTGCATTTGAGCTGAGAGGCCGTGAGACTCACAAACTCGATGAAAAGATGATCTTTGATGCCCTCAAACTGAATAGCGATATCATCCGAAGCACAGGATTACCCAAAGCCAAATCTCACGCAGAAAAGAAAGAGCATAGACGGTCATGGCGAATGTTCGTCCCAGCCAATTTTATGGATTATGCAAACAAAAGTGAAAGCTCTTTTGTTGAACCTCCTGATCTGTCAGATGCTGTTACCAAGGCTGGCAAGTGCAGAGGGGGTAGTAATTCTCTCACGTCGGAGGAGGATGACTCTGGGTTATGCAGTCCTCCAGCCgagagggaagaaaaacaggGCATTTTACCTGGAGACCCATCCCGAATTAGAAGCTTGTCTTCTGCTGAAGATATTCACATAGCAGAGCAATATAGaccctttttttctgttaattccaTCAGCGAACAGAAAATCCCCTTGCTTTCATGCAGAAGCGCCCACCTTGATGACAACTTCAAAACGATTTTACATGATGTTTCTCCACCAGAGGAAACAAAACGTGTCAACGGTCAAAGGGAAATCCGTGGTGAAAATTGCTGCCTGCAGAATGATGTCAAAGAGAGCACTCTTAAGGCTGACCCATTCATTTTGCcaagagagggagaaaacaaGTGTATTTCTAAccccagagaagaaggaaaaacatatGGACCAGGAGAATTACAAAGCACAGCACGAAGTAGGGAATTTATGGGAGGTTCTCCTGAGGATTTGCCTCTCCCTCACACAGATCTGGGGGGAAATGATGTAGATGGGGGTAGTGCAAGTTTAGTAGAAAACCTGACATTATTGACACAATACGATTTGGAAGAATCCAACGTAGCATCTCAAGAGGACATGGAGGCTCCCCTTTCTGCCCAGGAGATGGAGGCGATCCCTATGCAATGCTCCCCCAAATTCAGAGCAGTAAGAAAGAAAGCCACTGCCCGAAAAACAAGGGCCCGGGCAGGAACCTTGGACCCTGTCTGTAATGGCTTTCACTCAGTTCAGGTAATTAACGGAGATGGGAAATTCTGTGATGCCCAAGGTCTGTGGTAG